A stretch of the Lolium perenne isolate Kyuss_39 chromosome 3, Kyuss_2.0, whole genome shotgun sequence genome encodes the following:
- the LOC127343578 gene encoding cytidine deaminase 1, with product MGEEKMMTANSEAAAPAAAVELPGFVMSAEEAERAAAAAGVGTVEDLLPLLVPSAMRLARPPISRFPVGAVGLGESGRVYVGVNLEFLGVPLSQVVHAEQFLITNAAAAGERALRAIAVSHMPCGHCRQFLQEIRGAAGIRILVTSDADDGCAPEWRALASLLPRPFGPHDLLPKDAPLVLEPHDNPLGDPVDAVANGFAGGDLEARLREAAEAAARAAHAPYSGCPAGFAVADGEGKVYAGGSLESAAYNPTLGPVQTAIIAMVAGGGGPAGDVVAAALVEKDGSVTAQEATARIFLAGVAPQATFHVYKYRSSDV from the coding sequence ATGGGGGAGGAGAAGATGATGACAGCGAATTCCGAGGCggctgcgccggcggcggcggtcgagcTGCCGGGGTTCGTGATGAGCGCGGAGGAGGCcgagcgcgcggcggcggcggccggggtaGGGACGGTGGAGGACCTGCTGCCCCTGCTGGTCCCGTCGGCGATGCGGCTGGCGCGGCCCCCGATCTCACGGTTCCCCGTGGGCGCGGTCGGGCTGGGCGAGAGCGGGCGCGTGTACGTCGGCGTGAACCTCGAGTTCCTGGGCGTGCCCCTGTCCCAGGTGGTCCACGCCGAGCAGTTCCTGATCacgaacgccgccgccgccggggagCGCGCGCTGCGCGCCATCGCCGTCTCGCACATGCCCTGCGGCCACTGCCGGCAGTTCCTGCAGGAGATCCGCGGCGCCGCCGGGATCCGCATCCTGGTGACCTCCGACGCCGACGACGGATGCGCGCCCGAGTGGCGCGCGCTGGCGTCGCTCCTGCCGCGGCCCTTCGGCCCGCACGACCTCCTCCCCAAGGACGCGCCCCTCGTGCTGGAGCCGCACGACAACCCCCTCGGCGACCCCGTCGACGCCGTCGCCAATGGCTTCGCCGGCGGCGACCTGGAGGCGCGCCTGAGGGAGGCggccgaggcggcggcgcgcgcggcgcACGCGCCGTACAGCGGGTGCCCGGCGGGGTTCGCGGTGGCGGACGGCGAAGGGAAGGTGTACGCCGGGGGCTCCCTGGAGTCCGCGGCGTACAACCCGACGCTCGGGCCGGTGCAGACGGCCATCATTGCGATGGTTGCCGGCGGGGGCGGCCCCGCCGGGgacgtggtggcggcggcgctggTGGAGAAGGACGGGTCGGTGACGGCGCAGGAGGCGACGGCCAGGATCTTCCTGGCCGGCGTGGCGCCGCAGGCGACCTTCCACGTGTACAAGTACAGATCGTCCGATGTGTGA